The Azospirillum baldaniorum genome contains a region encoding:
- a CDS encoding LLM class flavin-dependent oxidoreductase — protein sequence MTASATASAHPLRFVGFVGNHNASEIIPRQGPVVDRDYIETVAKAHELGGFDAVLQAFHSDAPDSLQVSQHITGVTDRLGVLIAHRPGFQAPTILARQFATLDQLSRGRVAINVITGAERSELARDGNSVEDKDDRYARTSEFLDIVRAEWTSETPFDYAGKYYRVEQAFSQVKPYNASGIPVWIAGASQAAIDVAGRHADTFALWGETHEQVRELLGRVRAAVAKAGRPQPAFSLSLRPILADTEEAAWAKADTIHEKAKALLDKTGFRRGDLPSNEGARRLIAIADAAADKGHRHDKRLWTAIAGLTGAKGNSTSLVGTPDQVADALLDYYDLGITTFLIRGFDPLPDAISYGRELLPRVRRLVAERRPAQAAAAE from the coding sequence ATGACCGCTTCCGCCACCGCTTCCGCCCACCCGCTGCGCTTCGTCGGCTTCGTCGGCAACCACAATGCGTCGGAGATCATTCCGCGCCAGGGACCGGTGGTCGACCGCGACTACATCGAGACGGTCGCCAAGGCCCATGAGCTGGGCGGCTTCGACGCGGTGCTCCAGGCCTTCCATTCCGACGCGCCGGACAGCCTCCAGGTCAGCCAGCACATCACCGGCGTGACCGACCGGCTGGGCGTGCTGATCGCCCACCGCCCCGGCTTCCAGGCGCCGACCATCCTGGCCCGCCAGTTCGCCACGCTCGACCAGCTGAGCCGGGGCCGCGTCGCCATCAACGTCATCACCGGGGCCGAGCGCAGCGAGTTGGCGCGCGACGGCAACAGCGTGGAGGACAAGGACGACCGCTACGCCCGCACGTCGGAGTTCCTCGACATCGTGCGCGCCGAATGGACCAGCGAGACACCCTTCGACTACGCGGGCAAATACTACCGCGTCGAGCAGGCCTTCTCGCAGGTGAAGCCCTACAACGCCTCGGGCATCCCGGTGTGGATCGCCGGCGCCTCGCAGGCCGCCATCGACGTGGCGGGGCGTCATGCCGACACCTTCGCCCTGTGGGGCGAGACCCACGAGCAGGTGCGCGAACTGCTGGGCCGCGTGCGCGCCGCCGTCGCCAAGGCGGGCCGCCCGCAGCCGGCCTTCAGCCTGTCGCTGCGCCCGATCCTGGCCGACACCGAGGAAGCCGCCTGGGCCAAGGCCGACACCATCCACGAGAAGGCCAAGGCGTTGCTGGACAAGACCGGCTTCCGCCGCGGCGATCTGCCCAGCAACGAGGGCGCCCGCCGCCTGATCGCCATCGCCGATGCCGCCGCCGACAAGGGCCATCGCCACGACAAGCGGCTGTGGACCGCCATCGCCGGGCTGACCGGGGCCAAGGGCAACTCCACCTCGCTGGTCGGCACGCCGGATCAGGTGGCTGACGCGCTGCTGGACTATTACGACCTCGGCATCACCACCTTCCTGATCCGCGGCTTCGACCCGCTGCCCGACGCCATCTCCTATGGCCGGGAGCTGCTGCCGCGCGTCCGCCGGCTGGTGGCCGAGCGCCGGCCCGCCCAAGCCGCCGCGGCGGAGTGA
- a CDS encoding LysR substrate-binding domain-containing protein: MLPTNLDMDVLRALVIAMEHGGFARAAERLGRTQSAISLQMKKLEEQVGQPLFRKAGRTVALTDAGDLLLGYARRLVALNDEALSAVRGRAMDGTVRVGFPQDLAERWLPAVLGSFHRAHPRIHVEAQVGRGRELRERVAHGALDLALAFGEIGDTPGIPGAAALAHLPVVWVAPKGFRGDPETSLPLALLDAPCMFRQHGIERLDGGGRPWRITFTSPSLSGLWAAVEAGLGVTVRTPLGLPDTLSILEPDGRLPALGTVPLELHRAPSAASPAVDRLCGILTESLGAMLAGARSKKQHLIFVA; this comes from the coding sequence ATGCTTCCCACCAACCTCGACATGGACGTGCTGCGGGCGCTGGTCATCGCCATGGAGCATGGCGGATTCGCCCGCGCCGCCGAGCGGCTGGGCCGCACCCAGTCGGCGATCAGCCTCCAGATGAAGAAGCTGGAGGAGCAGGTCGGCCAGCCGCTGTTCCGCAAGGCGGGCCGCACAGTGGCGCTGACCGACGCCGGGGATCTGCTGCTGGGCTACGCCCGCCGCCTCGTCGCCCTGAACGACGAGGCGCTGTCCGCCGTGCGCGGGCGGGCGATGGACGGCACCGTGCGGGTCGGCTTCCCGCAGGATCTGGCGGAACGCTGGCTGCCCGCCGTGCTCGGCTCCTTCCACCGCGCCCATCCGCGCATCCATGTGGAGGCGCAGGTGGGCCGCGGGCGCGAACTGCGCGAGAGGGTCGCGCACGGAGCGCTCGATCTGGCCTTGGCCTTCGGTGAGATCGGCGACACGCCCGGCATTCCCGGTGCGGCGGCGCTCGCCCATCTGCCGGTGGTCTGGGTGGCGCCGAAGGGATTCCGGGGCGATCCGGAAACCTCTCTGCCGCTCGCCCTGCTCGACGCGCCCTGCATGTTCCGCCAGCACGGGATCGAACGGCTGGACGGCGGCGGGCGGCCCTGGCGCATCACCTTCACCAGCCCCAGCCTGTCCGGTTTGTGGGCGGCGGTGGAAGCCGGGCTGGGGGTGACCGTGCGCACCCCGCTGGGCCTGCCGGACACGCTGTCGATCCTCGAACCGGATGGAAGATTGCCGGCGCTCGGCACGGTGCCGCTGGAATTGCACCGCGCGCCGTCCGCGGCCAGCCCCGCGGTGGACCGGCTGTGCGGAATTCTCACCGAATCCCTGGGTGCGATGCTGGCCGGCGCCCGATCGAAAAAACAACACTTAATATTCGTTGCTTGA
- a CDS encoding ABC transporter substrate-binding protein — protein sequence MPFDPTTAFVSRSPSGIGRRSLLRGAAGACGALALGGLPAPSRAASGPTSETVLRIADYKALDGLALEASGQLPTPFRSQFAEFGSGNLIVEAINAGSIDVGSSSEIPPAFGIAAGARLSIVAVVKDDVNWQVVLVPPDSPIRSVADLKGKRVGYVRATTTQYYLAKMLGEVGLRFTDIQPVALTPAEGQAAFEQGALDAWAIYGYSVPFAIRKGARVLVTSNGYLSGNYLYLASPDALAEPGKAAAIGEYFLRLRRAFAWRAANLERWAQVHSAAIGVSAEIDLEILRKNSRQRDLAPITDADVASAQNVADTFHQLGVLPRRIDIAPAFDRRFNDILSRPLS from the coding sequence ATGCCGTTCGACCCGACCACCGCTTTCGTTTCCCGTTCCCCGTCCGGCATCGGGCGGCGCAGCCTGCTGCGCGGTGCCGCCGGAGCCTGCGGCGCCCTGGCGCTGGGCGGCCTGCCCGCCCCCTCGCGCGCCGCCTCCGGCCCGACGTCGGAAACCGTGCTCCGCATCGCCGACTACAAGGCGCTGGACGGGCTGGCGCTGGAGGCGTCCGGCCAGTTGCCGACACCCTTCCGGTCGCAGTTCGCCGAGTTCGGCTCCGGCAACCTGATCGTGGAGGCGATCAACGCCGGCTCCATCGACGTGGGGTCGAGCAGCGAGATACCGCCCGCCTTCGGCATCGCCGCCGGGGCGCGCCTGTCCATCGTCGCCGTCGTCAAGGACGACGTGAACTGGCAGGTGGTGCTGGTTCCGCCGGACAGCCCGATCCGCTCGGTCGCCGATCTGAAGGGCAAGCGCGTCGGCTATGTCCGCGCCACCACCACGCAATACTACCTCGCCAAGATGCTGGGCGAGGTCGGGCTGCGCTTCACCGACATCCAGCCGGTCGCCCTGACCCCGGCGGAAGGACAGGCCGCCTTCGAACAGGGCGCGCTCGATGCCTGGGCGATCTACGGCTATTCCGTGCCCTTCGCCATCAGGAAGGGGGCGCGGGTCCTCGTCACCTCCAACGGCTATCTGTCGGGCAACTACCTGTATCTCGCCTCGCCCGACGCGCTGGCCGAACCGGGCAAGGCGGCGGCCATCGGGGAGTATTTCCTGCGGCTGCGCCGCGCCTTCGCCTGGCGCGCCGCCAATCTGGAGCGCTGGGCGCAGGTCCATTCCGCGGCCATCGGCGTCTCCGCCGAGATCGATCTGGAAATCCTCCGGAAGAATTCGCGCCAGCGCGACCTCGCCCCGATCACCGACGCCGACGTCGCCTCGGCCCAGAACGTCGCCGACACCTTCCACCAGCTGGGCGTGCTGCCCAGGCGGATCGACATCGCCCCGGCCTTCGACCGCCGCTTCAACGACATCCTGTCGCGTCCGCTCAGTTGA
- a CDS encoding ABC transporter ATP-binding protein encodes MSHSLPQTAAPEAESVVTVRDLVRGFGNGNVLDGLSLDLQPGSFTALLGRSGCGKSTLLRTLAKLDPAPPGTVTLPDEGAVVFQEPRLVPWMPVLRNVTLGLRHSDAEARGLAALAEVGLSHRSRAWPLTLSGGEAQRAALARALVREPRLLLLDEPFAALDALTRLRMQGLVETLWRAHAPAILLVTHDVDEALLLADRALVMADGRIAADIPIPLARPRRHGNPGFIALRSRLLSELGIDEERLAGQEPQRTATDSRSAAPGVAVGGYALPAGAVAAPSH; translated from the coding sequence ATGAGCCACAGCCTTCCGCAAACCGCCGCTCCTGAGGCCGAATCCGTCGTGACGGTTCGTGACCTGGTCCGTGGCTTCGGCAACGGCAACGTGCTGGACGGCCTGTCGCTGGATCTTCAGCCGGGGTCTTTCACCGCCCTGCTGGGCCGGTCCGGCTGCGGCAAGTCCACGCTGCTGCGCACGCTGGCGAAGCTGGACCCGGCGCCGCCCGGCACGGTCACGCTGCCCGACGAGGGCGCCGTGGTGTTCCAGGAGCCGCGGCTGGTCCCCTGGATGCCGGTTCTGCGCAACGTCACGCTGGGCCTGCGCCATAGCGACGCGGAAGCCCGCGGCCTTGCCGCCCTGGCGGAGGTCGGGCTGTCCCACCGCAGCCGCGCCTGGCCGCTGACCCTGTCGGGCGGCGAGGCGCAGCGCGCGGCGCTGGCCCGCGCGCTGGTGCGGGAGCCGCGCCTGCTGCTGCTCGACGAGCCCTTCGCGGCGCTCGACGCGCTGACCCGCCTGCGCATGCAGGGGCTGGTCGAAACGCTGTGGCGCGCCCACGCCCCGGCGATCCTGCTGGTGACCCACGACGTGGACGAGGCGTTGCTGCTGGCCGACCGCGCCCTGGTGATGGCCGACGGCCGGATCGCCGCCGACATCCCGATCCCGCTCGCCCGCCCGCGCCGCCACGGCAACCCCGGATTCATCGCGCTGCGCAGCCGCCTGCTCTCCGAACTCGGCATCGACGAGGAGCGTCTCGCCGGGCAGGAGCCGCAGCGCACCGCGACCGATTCCAGATCGGCGGCGCCCGGCGTGGCCGTGGGCGGCTACGCCCTACCGGCGGGAGCCGTCGCCGCCCCTTCCCACTGA
- a CDS encoding acyl-CoA dehydrogenase family protein, producing MPPDTLHADFSFQPALLGEAVPAPVVDEAEIAALAARFALRAAEHDAAASFPFENFEWLREAGLPALVVPTPLGGKGGGLRDALAVVGGLARGEPSTALVLVLQYAILNQIQRSAGWPEPLRDRILRSAATEGAIINLLRVEPELGTPHRGGLPATVARRVPGGWRISGTKLYSTGLPVLSWLGVWARTDDDEPLVGTWVVPRGDGLAEQGIEVRESWNHIGMRASGSHEVIFHDTFVADDHAGERRPAAGWTVPDPVGSAWLSTLFSGVYDGIARSARDWLTGFLHARKPTALGGAPLASVPRLQEALGAIEALLLTNTVLLRSLSASADGGTVPPASDSFLVKHTVTNNAIDAVAKALEITGNPGLSRDNPLERHHRDVLCARVHAPQNDMILTGAGRAALARSAP from the coding sequence ATGCCCCCCGACACGCTCCATGCCGACTTTTCCTTCCAGCCCGCGCTACTCGGCGAGGCAGTCCCCGCCCCGGTGGTGGACGAGGCCGAGATCGCGGCGCTGGCCGCCCGCTTCGCCCTTCGCGCCGCGGAGCACGACGCCGCCGCCAGCTTCCCCTTCGAGAATTTCGAATGGCTGCGGGAGGCGGGGCTGCCGGCGCTGGTCGTTCCGACGCCGCTGGGCGGCAAGGGCGGCGGGCTGAGGGACGCGTTGGCCGTGGTCGGCGGGCTCGCGCGGGGGGAACCGTCCACCGCCCTGGTGCTGGTGCTGCAATACGCCATCCTCAACCAGATCCAGCGCAGCGCCGGCTGGCCGGAGCCTCTGCGCGACCGCATCCTCCGCAGCGCCGCGACCGAGGGCGCCATCATCAACCTGCTGCGGGTCGAGCCGGAACTGGGCACCCCCCACCGCGGCGGCCTGCCGGCCACCGTGGCGCGCCGGGTGCCGGGGGGCTGGCGGATTTCCGGGACCAAGCTCTACTCCACCGGTCTGCCGGTGCTCTCCTGGCTCGGCGTCTGGGCGCGCACGGACGACGACGAGCCGCTGGTCGGCACCTGGGTGGTGCCGCGCGGCGACGGCCTTGCCGAACAGGGCATCGAAGTGCGCGAAAGCTGGAACCACATCGGCATGCGGGCCAGCGGCAGCCACGAGGTGATCTTCCACGACACCTTCGTTGCCGACGACCATGCCGGCGAACGGCGCCCCGCCGCCGGCTGGACGGTGCCCGATCCGGTCGGCTCCGCCTGGCTGTCCACCCTGTTCAGCGGCGTCTACGACGGCATCGCCCGCTCGGCGCGGGACTGGCTGACCGGCTTCCTGCACGCCCGCAAGCCGACGGCGCTGGGCGGCGCCCCGCTGGCGAGCGTGCCCCGCCTTCAGGAGGCGCTGGGTGCCATCGAGGCGCTGCTGCTGACCAACACGGTGCTTCTGCGCTCGCTGTCGGCCTCGGCGGACGGCGGGACCGTCCCGCCGGCCAGCGACAGCTTCTTGGTCAAACACACGGTGACCAACAACGCGATCGACGCGGTCGCCAAGGCGCTGGAGATCACCGGCAATCCCGGCCTGTCCCGCGACAACCCCCTGGAACGTCATCACCGCGACGTGCTGTGCGCCCGCGTCCATGCCCCCCAGAACGATATGATCCTGACCGGCGCCGGGCGCGCCGCCCTGGCCCGCTCCGCCCCCTGA
- a CDS encoding D-isomer specific 2-hydroxyacid dehydrogenase family protein, whose protein sequence is MAGRSPVVLNQIGALVGERIAAHPSRPTVLRHEDGRPPWDIPDGVEVLLTRPLIGWDAAPAARPAGWGRGLRWIQSASTGMDVYPPWLLDGAPLVTCARGVSAVPIAEYVLAAVLAFEKRLDAVRLRGPEDWRRETLGGLSGRRLGLAGFGAIGQAVAERARAFGLSIGAVRRSGWTGSGVETRPEVEPFNRLEDLIAVSDHLVLALPLTTATRGVVGADLLARAKPGLHLVNVARGALVDQEALLAAIEAGRIAGATLDVTEPEPLPAGHPFYRHPAIRLTPHLSWSAPDVESRLAERILANLDAYARGAPLRDVVNVQAGY, encoded by the coding sequence GTGGCGGGCCGGTCGCCGGTCGTCCTCAATCAGATCGGCGCCCTGGTGGGGGAGCGGATCGCCGCCCACCCGTCGCGCCCGACGGTACTGCGGCACGAGGACGGCCGTCCGCCCTGGGACATCCCGGACGGGGTGGAGGTGCTGCTGACGCGCCCGCTGATCGGCTGGGACGCGGCGCCCGCCGCCCGCCCCGCCGGCTGGGGGCGCGGCCTGCGCTGGATACAGTCGGCCTCCACCGGCATGGACGTCTATCCGCCCTGGCTGCTGGACGGGGCACCGCTGGTCACCTGCGCCCGCGGCGTCTCCGCCGTGCCCATCGCCGAATATGTATTGGCCGCCGTGCTGGCCTTCGAGAAGCGGCTCGACGCCGTGCGCTTGCGCGGACCGGAGGACTGGCGGCGGGAGACGCTGGGCGGCCTGTCGGGCCGGCGGCTGGGGCTGGCCGGCTTCGGCGCCATCGGACAGGCGGTGGCGGAGCGGGCGCGGGCCTTCGGCCTGTCCATCGGCGCCGTGCGGCGGTCCGGCTGGACGGGGTCGGGGGTGGAGACGAGGCCGGAGGTGGAGCCCTTCAACCGGCTCGAAGACCTCATCGCGGTCAGCGACCATCTGGTGCTGGCCCTGCCGCTGACCACCGCCACCCGCGGCGTGGTCGGCGCCGATCTGCTGGCGCGGGCCAAGCCGGGGCTGCATCTGGTCAACGTCGCGCGCGGCGCCCTGGTCGATCAGGAGGCTCTGCTGGCCGCCATCGAGGCGGGGCGGATCGCCGGGGCCACGCTGGACGTGACCGAGCCGGAACCACTGCCCGCCGGCCATCCCTTCTACCGCCATCCGGCCATCCGCCTGACGCCGCATCTGTCCTGGTCCGCCCCGGACGTCGAGTCTCGGCTGGCCGAACGAATCCTGGCCAACCTGGACGCCTACGCGCGCGGCGCGCCGCTGCGCGACGTGGTGAACGTCCAGGCCGGCTACTGA
- a CDS encoding putative bifunctional diguanylate cyclase/phosphodiesterase, whose amino-acid sequence MPHTSVRYASIHEAQPRDAGLMPILRLVLDNMAEGVCVAGPDGRIITANPAAEAVFGPLTGAAFDTLFGPRLRLADGTTPCPPASWPMGRAIRGGAMERESLYLAPPPGGSGVWLRVNARPLMENGFSVGGVLVFRDITQVKAAEDRMAWLAHFDPLTGFPNRVQFHQALERAMEIVRRSGGGLSLLLLDFDGFKEVNDQFGHAAGDELLAGIARRLREALSDGVLGPIVTAARLGGDEFAILVEERDGGEVTDLLDRMARVTADPFPLGGVRHRVSVSIGIARHPDHGNGVEELMRMADLAMYRAKEQGGGTVCRYDPAMMAATVERARLRSLLAGALERGEFHLVYQPLTEAAGGRPVGVEALLRWNPAGGAPVPPSTFIPLCEDSGLILPIGRWVLETACRQLRRWQEEGHGELEFAVNLSPRQLRDPALVDNVRGALAATGIEPSRLVLEVTEGLLIEDMAFSRQVLTRLKELGVRLALDDFGTGYSSLSYLNNLPFDILKMDGSFTRNLGDAGRENASGQAVARAIIGLARSLSMTLVAEGVETPEQLAWLAANGCTLIQGYLLGRPEAPQAAAATLDRLAAEHARRQKERGDFVI is encoded by the coding sequence ATGCCGCACACATCCGTACGATACGCCTCCATCCATGAGGCGCAGCCAAGAGATGCCGGCCTGATGCCGATCCTGCGCCTCGTTCTCGACAACATGGCGGAGGGGGTGTGCGTCGCCGGTCCGGATGGCCGGATCATCACCGCCAACCCGGCGGCGGAGGCGGTGTTCGGGCCGCTCACCGGTGCGGCCTTCGACACGCTGTTCGGACCGCGCCTGCGGCTGGCCGACGGAACCACCCCGTGCCCGCCGGCCTCCTGGCCGATGGGCCGCGCCATCCGGGGCGGCGCGATGGAGCGGGAAAGCCTCTATCTCGCCCCGCCGCCCGGCGGTTCCGGAGTCTGGCTGCGGGTGAACGCCCGGCCCCTGATGGAGAACGGGTTCTCCGTCGGCGGCGTGCTGGTCTTCCGCGACATCACCCAGGTCAAGGCGGCGGAGGACCGCATGGCTTGGCTGGCCCATTTCGACCCGCTGACCGGCTTTCCCAATCGTGTGCAGTTCCATCAGGCGCTGGAACGCGCCATGGAGATCGTGCGGCGGTCGGGCGGCGGCCTGTCGCTGCTGCTGCTCGACTTCGACGGCTTCAAGGAGGTGAACGACCAGTTCGGCCACGCCGCGGGGGACGAGTTGCTGGCCGGGATCGCCCGCCGCCTGCGCGAGGCGCTGTCCGACGGTGTCCTTGGCCCGATTGTCACCGCCGCCCGCCTGGGAGGCGACGAGTTCGCGATCCTGGTGGAGGAGCGCGACGGCGGCGAGGTGACGGACCTGCTCGACCGGATGGCCCGCGTCACCGCCGACCCCTTTCCGCTGGGCGGCGTGCGCCATCGCGTGAGCGTCAGCATCGGCATCGCCCGCCATCCCGACCACGGCAACGGGGTGGAGGAGCTGATGCGCATGGCCGATCTGGCGATGTACCGCGCCAAGGAGCAGGGCGGCGGCACGGTCTGCCGCTACGATCCGGCGATGATGGCGGCCACGGTGGAGCGGGCGCGGCTGCGCAGCCTGCTGGCCGGGGCGCTGGAGCGCGGGGAGTTCCATCTGGTCTACCAGCCGCTGACCGAGGCCGCGGGGGGCCGTCCGGTGGGTGTGGAGGCGCTGTTGCGCTGGAACCCCGCCGGTGGCGCGCCGGTCCCCCCGTCCACCTTCATCCCCCTGTGCGAGGACAGCGGGCTGATCCTTCCCATCGGGCGCTGGGTGCTGGAGACCGCCTGCCGCCAGTTGCGCCGATGGCAGGAGGAGGGACACGGCGAACTGGAGTTCGCCGTCAACCTGTCGCCCCGCCAGCTTCGCGATCCGGCGCTGGTCGACAACGTGCGCGGCGCGCTGGCCGCCACCGGGATCGAGCCGTCGCGGCTGGTCCTGGAGGTGACCGAAGGGCTGCTGATCGAGGACATGGCCTTCAGCCGGCAGGTCCTGACCCGCTTGAAGGAATTGGGGGTGCGGCTGGCGCTGGACGACTTCGGCACCGGCTACTCCAGCCTCAGCTATCTGAACAACCTGCCCTTCGACATCCTGAAGATGGACGGTTCCTTCACCCGCAACCTGGGCGACGCGGGGCGGGAAAACGCCAGCGGGCAGGCGGTGGCCCGCGCCATCATCGGCCTTGCCCGCAGCCTGTCGATGACCCTGGTGGCCGAGGGGGTGGAGACGCCGGAGCAGCTCGCCTGGCTGGCCGCCAACGGCTGCACCCTGATCCAGGGCTATCTGCTGGGCCGCCCGGAGGCGCCGCAGGCCGCCGCGGCCACCCTCGACCGGCTGGCCGCCGAGCACGCGCGGCGCCAGAAGGAGCGCGGCGACTTCGTGATCTGA
- a CDS encoding ABC transporter substrate-binding protein, with protein MTAKPAFPLPSRRGVIAAGAVGAVALAAPFVLRRRALAAEPLRLSWNAGAVCFSAVPLAFKLDLFRKHGLEVDLINFTGSTDQLLEAIATAKADAGVGMALRWLKPLEQGFDVKISAGLHGGCMRLIGSRAAGVNTVLDLPGKTIGVSDMASPSKNFFSIVLSKFGIDPAKDVEWRQYPADLLGLAVEKGEIQALADGDPLVWRHTQDPNLVEITNNVCGEYSTRTCCLVGVRGSLLRDNRPAAKALTAALIEAQHAAYADPRAAAAAYAPFAPKFPAEDLEAMLRSHAHNVTPVGDALRQQLALYTDELKSVSVIKRGTDSQRFAGRITVDLV; from the coding sequence ATGACCGCAAAGCCCGCCTTTCCCCTTCCCAGCCGCCGCGGCGTGATCGCCGCCGGCGCCGTTGGCGCCGTGGCGCTGGCCGCGCCGTTCGTCCTGCGCCGCCGCGCGCTGGCGGCGGAGCCGCTCCGCCTGTCCTGGAACGCGGGGGCCGTCTGCTTCTCCGCCGTGCCGCTGGCCTTCAAGCTGGACCTGTTCAGGAAGCACGGGCTGGAGGTCGACCTGATCAACTTCACCGGCTCCACCGACCAGCTTCTGGAGGCCATCGCCACCGCCAAGGCGGACGCCGGGGTCGGCATGGCGCTGCGCTGGCTGAAACCGCTGGAACAGGGCTTCGACGTGAAGATCTCGGCGGGCCTGCATGGCGGCTGCATGCGGCTGATCGGGTCCAGGGCGGCGGGTGTGAACACCGTGCTCGACCTGCCGGGCAAGACCATCGGCGTCAGCGACATGGCCAGCCCGTCGAAGAACTTCTTCTCCATCGTGCTGTCCAAATTCGGCATCGATCCGGCCAAGGACGTCGAATGGCGCCAGTATCCCGCCGACCTGCTGGGGCTGGCGGTGGAGAAGGGCGAGATCCAGGCGCTGGCCGATGGCGACCCGCTGGTCTGGCGCCACACCCAGGACCCCAATCTCGTGGAGATCACCAACAACGTCTGCGGCGAGTACTCCACCCGCACCTGCTGCCTCGTCGGGGTGCGCGGCAGCCTGCTGCGCGACAACCGCCCGGCGGCCAAGGCGCTGACCGCGGCGCTGATCGAGGCGCAGCACGCCGCCTACGCCGACCCGCGGGCCGCCGCCGCGGCCTATGCCCCCTTCGCCCCGAAATTCCCGGCGGAGGATCTGGAGGCGATGCTGCGCAGCCACGCCCACAACGTCACCCCGGTCGGCGACGCGCTGCGCCAGCAGCTCGCCCTCTACACCGACGAGCTGAAGAGCGTCTCGGTCATCAAGCGCGGGACCGACAGCCAGCGCTTCGCCGGACGCATCACGGTGGATCTCGTCTGA
- a CDS encoding class II aldolase/adducin family protein, with amino-acid sequence MTHIQPRPRKFWPPVDPVTHTSVEEERQHRKQRLAATFRLFGRYGYDKGLAGHVTARDPEHHDRFWINPLGQHFSTIRVSDLHLVDIDGNVLHGDRAINQAGFTIHSAIHRSRPDVVAAAHTHSTYGKAWSSLGRPLAPLSQDAAAFYEDQVIFDPYTGVVLTEGEGRRLVEALGDRKLAILKNHGLLTLGPSVEAAAWWFISAEDAAHTQLLAEAAGTPQPIDHETALLTRAQVGTQQGGAYNFHPLWEWIVAAEPDLLD; translated from the coding sequence ATGACCCACATCCAGCCCCGCCCCCGCAAGTTCTGGCCGCCCGTCGATCCGGTCACCCACACCAGCGTCGAGGAGGAGCGGCAGCACCGCAAGCAGCGGCTGGCCGCCACCTTCCGCCTGTTCGGGCGCTACGGCTACGACAAGGGGCTGGCCGGCCACGTCACCGCCCGCGACCCGGAGCACCACGACCGCTTCTGGATCAACCCGCTGGGCCAGCACTTCAGCACCATCCGGGTGTCCGACCTGCATCTGGTGGACATCGACGGCAACGTCCTGCACGGCGACCGCGCCATCAACCAGGCCGGCTTCACCATCCATTCGGCCATCCACCGCTCCCGCCCCGACGTGGTGGCCGCCGCCCACACCCATTCGACCTACGGCAAGGCGTGGTCGTCGCTCGGACGGCCGCTGGCCCCGCTGAGCCAGGACGCCGCGGCCTTCTACGAGGATCAGGTGATCTTCGACCCCTACACCGGCGTCGTGCTGACCGAGGGCGAGGGCCGGCGGCTGGTCGAGGCGCTGGGCGACCGCAAGCTGGCGATCCTGAAGAACCACGGCCTGCTCACCCTCGGCCCGAGCGTGGAGGCCGCCGCCTGGTGGTTCATCAGCGCCGAGGACGCCGCCCATACCCAGCTTCTGGCGGAAGCCGCCGGCACGCCGCAGCCCATCGACCACGAGACCGCCCTGCTGACCCGCGCGCAGGTCGGCACCCAGCAGGGCGGCGCCTACAACTTCCACCCGCTGTGGGAATGGATCGTCGCGGCGGAGCCCGACCTGCTCGACTGA
- a CDS encoding ABC transporter permease subunit, producing the protein MTAATAKKPGRSSRAATLAVGLRRCAVPLALLALWQISVGLGWISTRSIPSPTQILLAFWELTASGELAVHLLVSLGRVSAGLAIGVSVGTVCALVAGLSKRGEDALDALLQMLRTLPHLALVPLFILWFGIGEAPKIALVALGSAFPIYLNLFAGIRTVDAKVVEAVSTLGLTRRELIALVILPGALPSFLTGLRYALGVAWLSLVVGEQINASSGIGYLAMTARDFLRTDVIIVALIVYAILGLLADLIVRAIERSALAWRPAFIKE; encoded by the coding sequence ATGACGGCAGCCACCGCAAAAAAGCCGGGACGTTCGTCCCGCGCCGCCACGCTCGCGGTGGGCCTGCGCCGCTGCGCGGTGCCTCTGGCCCTGCTGGCGCTGTGGCAGATCAGCGTCGGGCTCGGCTGGATCTCCACCCGGTCCATCCCGTCGCCGACCCAGATCCTGCTGGCCTTCTGGGAACTGACGGCCAGCGGCGAGCTGGCGGTTCATCTGCTGGTGTCGCTGGGCCGGGTCAGCGCCGGGCTGGCCATCGGCGTGTCGGTGGGCACGGTTTGCGCCCTGGTCGCCGGCCTGTCCAAGCGGGGGGAGGACGCGCTGGACGCCCTGCTCCAGATGCTGCGCACCTTGCCCCATCTGGCGCTGGTGCCGCTGTTCATCCTGTGGTTCGGCATCGGCGAGGCGCCGAAGATCGCCCTGGTCGCGCTCGGCTCCGCCTTTCCGATCTATCTGAACCTGTTCGCCGGCATCCGCACCGTCGACGCCAAGGTGGTGGAGGCGGTGTCCACCCTCGGCCTCACCCGGCGGGAGCTGATCGCCCTCGTCATCCTGCCGGGGGCGCTGCCCTCCTTCCTGACCGGCCTGCGCTACGCCCTCGGCGTGGCGTGGCTCAGCCTGGTGGTGGGGGAGCAGATCAACGCCTCCAGCGGCATCGGCTATCTGGCGATGACCGCCCGCGACTTCCTGCGCACCGACGTGATCATCGTCGCCCTGATCGTCTACGCCATCCTGGGGCTGCTCGCCGACCTGATCGTCCGGGCGATCGAGCGGTCGGCCCTGGCTTGGCGCCCCGCCTTCATCAAGGAGTGA